The Desulfovibrio sp. UIB00 DNA window CATCGCCCATTGCTCATCCGGGCCAGCAGGGCCAGCCTGGACAATACGGGCATGGCTTGGGCGCTTCACTCTCTTGCGGGTACGCACCGAAAGGTTTTCTTCCTGGTAAATTCTTTCTGTCCGTTTGTGGTTCTGCACCAGCTCTTCCCGGCGCAATAATTCATGCAAGCGCGGAGAACCGAAACGACGTCTGTCATTTGCCAGTTCCAGCATCCGAGTCCGCAAAGAAGATCACGGTCCTCAGATGGTGGTCGTCTGGCTGAACAGCGATTAAACTGAATCACTCGGAAAGCCCGCCGCTCTGAGTAGCCATGCGCAGCCTGAA harbors:
- a CDS encoding IS3 family transposase, translating into MLELANDRRRFGSPRLHELLRREELVQNHKRTERIYQEENLSVRTRKRVKRPSHARIVQAGPAGPDEQWAM